CCTGCCACGATTGGCACGCCGGAGTCATAGAACGCCTTAGCCATGTCGAGCATACGCTGAAAAGAATCCTGATAGCGCTGGTCCTGGCCGGCAGGGACTGGCAGCCCGCCATAGAGAAAGCCACGCCGCACCTGCGCCGGCATGGAATCTGCCACGGCGGCGTAGCCTTGCGCCATTTTGCCGGGACGATCATCAATCATGCTCTCAAAGATGCTGAGCGTGGGATCAAGAACGATCTTGTGCTCTTTCAAAAGCTGAATGAAGTCCTGTACCTGCTCTGATTTTGGATCGATCTCAGCGCCGTGAGCGGCGACCTCAGTAAAGCGGGCCGGGGTGCGAGTGTCTTTTAGCTGTGGCATGAAGTTCAGGAAGATGAAATTCATGTGCTGAATTTCGTCTACGCCATCACGCACGAACTGCTCCGCATTTATTCCTGAAGGAACGTGTCCGCTCACGCGCATGCCGTGGGCATGCGCCATCTCAACAATTTTGGGCAAGAGCTCAGGCTTGAGCGAGCTATAGACCTTGATCTGGATATAGCCGAGCTTGGCATAGTTATCGATTGCGGCTTTGGCTTCTTCTTCAGTATCGGCAAAAACTTTGGTTGGCCCCTGATAGGGGCCGCGACCATCAATGAATCCGGCCATTACGATACGCGGGCCGATTTCTGTCCCGGCATCGAAGCGGCTGCGCGTCTGTATGAGGAAATCAGTATCGTTGGCCAGGTCGCGGACAGAAGTTACGCCACAAGCCATGTGCAGAAGGCCATCACCGGGTGCGACGTGAACATGCATATCCCAAAGGCCGGGCATCAGGGTTTTGCCGGTGGCGTCAATGGTCTCAGCGTTTTTCGGAAGCGGCACCTGGCCGTCAGCGCCGACAGCAGTGATCTTATTGCCCGTGATGACCACAGTGCGATTCGGCAGCATTTGTGCTGATTCGGAATCGAACAGGTTGGCGTGCACGAAGACCAGAGGACTTGTTGGTTTGTGGGCAAGAGTCTGCGCCAGCTTCTTTGAGCGCTCATTGTCAAATTTGTCCTGCTCTTTAAGCAGATCGGCAGCGGCGCTTTCCCAGCCTTCTGGAATCACGGAATTCCAGGAGGAGACAAAAGCGAAAAACTTTCCGTCCTGTTCCAGCCAGAGTGGGACGGGAGAGAACCCAAGGCCGCTGATGGCGTATTGAGCGACGGTACGCGACTGGCCATTGGCGTTGATCTTGAGATCGCCGCGCTTCTCAATGGAGGCCTCGCCTTCAGGAAGCAGAGGTAGTCTGTGTCCTGGAGCGGCGAGCAGCACCTGCGCCAACAGGCCTGTTTCTTCAGTGGCGCCGGAAATGCTGGCATAAAACGCTTTTCCGTTTGTGCTTTTGTGTCCTTCTTCAGACCGGTTCTTCCAGCTTGCGACGCCTTGCTTGAAGGAGAAACGCTCATCGACAGGCGCTTTGAGGTAGTCAACGCCGGTGATTTCAATTTCAAGCGGAATACCATCTTTGCCGATGCGAATCTTTTCATTGACGTTGGGCCCGCGGCCGCGATCGTTGAATTCAAAATGGACTTGCAGGCTGCCGTCAGGATTACGCGTGGAACTTTCATACCCGGCTTTGTTGCCCGAAAGAATAAACGTGTATCGAGCGGACTTTGCCGCTTCAGATGACGGAACCGCAGTGGTCTGAGATTGAGCGAGGGCAGCAAATATGGGGAAGAGAAGAAGGAATTTTTTCATAAGAAGGTCCTAGTTCAGCTAAAACCTGGTTCAGCTAAGGATTGTAATTCGGCACACTATTGGGCAGTAGTTGGACGTACCAGATCAGTCTTCCGGTAGCTCGGCAACGGCCGCACCGCTGCGATTGGATGGCCGCGGCTTTTTGGGGGCAGTGACGTAGGCGTAAGGATCGACGGGAGGCGGATCAGGTTCCTTACGAGCGCGTTGGGGAAGCCAGCCGGTCAGTCGACGCAAAAGTTTACGAAGCCGGGAATGTTTTGACTGCGGCATAAAGGCAGCTCCTGCCCCAAAAAATCGTATCACGAGAGCCGAAATGGGAACTAAGTATCTAAATTATGGGACTAACTGTGTTTAAAGCAGGCGATTTTTGACTTTCCGCCTATTTTTGCCAAGGGCCGTTACTCTTACTATCGACAGAGGGGAAAAGTGCGACAATAGGAGTTAAGAACTGGTCCTTTTCTGGCTTCCGGGGCATCCAATAAGAGAGCAATGACACAAAATCAAAATCTTTTCTTTCAGAAATTTGGCATTACTCCAAACGATCTACAGCGCTACCTGGGCGAGGCGCTTTCCGCCGGGGGCGATTATGCCGATTTGTACTTTGAATACCTAACATCCACTTCCATCAGCGTGGATGAGTCGATCGTGAAATCCGCATCGCAGGGGATTTCCGCCGGCTGCGGTGTGCGCGTATTGGCCGGCGAGCGCACGGGCTATGCCTATACAGACGATCTTGCCCCGGAAAAAATTCTGCGCGCGGCACGGACTGCGGCGCTGATTGCGCGCGGACCGGCCAAGAGTCCTATTGAAGGATTTAAGGAGAATTTGAATCACCAGCTATATCCCGTCGCTTCACCTTCTGCCGATGCGGACATTGCAGCGAAGCTGGAGCTGGTGATGCGAGCGGACCGCGCCGCGCGAGCTTATGATCCGCGCGTGGTGCAAGTGCGGGCCGGTTATTTTGATGAGATGCGCCAGATCCTGGTGATTGGCTCAGACGGGACTTTTGCCACTGATCTACAGCCGATGGCGCGGTTCACCGTGAACACGATTGCCAAGTCTGGCGAGAATTCCGCCAAAGGCGCAGCCGGTGGTGGCGGACGTGTAGGCATTGATTTCTTCCTGACCGACAAGACCCCAGAGCACTTTGCGAAGGATGCCGCGCGGCAGGCCATTATTCAGTTGGGCGCGGTTGAAGCTCCTGCGGGTGAGATGGAAGTTGTGCTGGGACCGGGCTGGCCGGGAATCCTGCTGCATGAAGCCATTGGTCACGGACTGGAAGCGGATTTCAATCGCAAAGGGACATCGGCTTTTTCCGGCATGGTGGGCAAGCGAGTTGCGTCAGACAAATGCACAGTCGTCGATAACGGCACGCTGCCTTCGCGACGCGGATCAATCAACGTGGATGATGAGGGGTCGCCGACGCAGAACACCGTGTTGATCGAAAAAGGAATTCTGAAAGGCTACCTGAGCGACAAGCTTTCCGCGAAGCTGATGGGAATGCCAGACACCGGCAATGGACGCCGTGAAAGTTACGCGCATATTCCCATGCCGCGCATGACCAATACTTACATGCTGGCGGGCGATGATTCTCCGGAAGACATTATTCGATCTGTAAAGCGCGGCGTTTACGCGGTGAACTTTGGCGGCGGCCAGGTGGACATTACCAACGGCAAATTTGTCTTTTCCGCGTCTGAAGCTTACATGATTGAGAACGGTCACGTAACCGCGCCGTTGAAAAACTGCACGCTGATTGGCAACGGCCCGGATGCACTGACGAAAGTCTCAATGGTGGGCAACGATCTTGAGCTTGACGAAGGTGTTGGCACTTGCGGCAAGGATGGACAGTCCGTGCCCGTGGGCGTGGGCATCCCCACGCTGAAGCTGGACAGCATGACCGTGGGCGGCACCGCAAGATAATGGCAACCAATACGC
The genomic region above belongs to Terriglobia bacterium and contains:
- a CDS encoding amidohydrolase family protein codes for the protein MKKFLLLFPIFAALAQSQTTAVPSSEAAKSARYTFILSGNKAGYESSTRNPDGSLQVHFEFNDRGRGPNVNEKIRIGKDGIPLEIEITGVDYLKAPVDERFSFKQGVASWKNRSEEGHKSTNGKAFYASISGATEETGLLAQVLLAAPGHRLPLLPEGEASIEKRGDLKINANGQSRTVAQYAISGLGFSPVPLWLEQDGKFFAFVSSWNSVIPEGWESAAADLLKEQDKFDNERSKKLAQTLAHKPTSPLVFVHANLFDSESAQMLPNRTVVITGNKITAVGADGQVPLPKNAETIDATGKTLMPGLWDMHVHVAPGDGLLHMACGVTSVRDLANDTDFLIQTRSRFDAGTEIGPRIVMAGFIDGRGPYQGPTKVFADTEEEAKAAIDNYAKLGYIQIKVYSSLKPELLPKIVEMAHAHGMRVSGHVPSGINAEQFVRDGVDEIQHMNFIFLNFMPQLKDTRTPARFTEVAAHGAEIDPKSEQVQDFIQLLKEHKIVLDPTLSIFESMIDDRPGKMAQGYAAVADSMPAQVRRGFLYGGLPVPAGQDQRYQDSFQRMLDMAKAFYDSGVPIVAGTDSLAGFALHRELELYVKAGIPAPKVLQLATLGAARVVKRDGELGSIAPGKLADVILVDGDPATHISDIRRVKTVVKDGIVFQVADMDKALGVIPVK
- the tldD gene encoding metalloprotease TldD produces the protein MTQNQNLFFQKFGITPNDLQRYLGEALSAGGDYADLYFEYLTSTSISVDESIVKSASQGISAGCGVRVLAGERTGYAYTDDLAPEKILRAARTAALIARGPAKSPIEGFKENLNHQLYPVASPSADADIAAKLELVMRADRAARAYDPRVVQVRAGYFDEMRQILVIGSDGTFATDLQPMARFTVNTIAKSGENSAKGAAGGGGRVGIDFFLTDKTPEHFAKDAARQAIIQLGAVEAPAGEMEVVLGPGWPGILLHEAIGHGLEADFNRKGTSAFSGMVGKRVASDKCTVVDNGTLPSRRGSINVDDEGSPTQNTVLIEKGILKGYLSDKLSAKLMGMPDTGNGRRESYAHIPMPRMTNTYMLAGDDSPEDIIRSVKRGVYAVNFGGGQVDITNGKFVFSASEAYMIENGHVTAPLKNCTLIGNGPDALTKVSMVGNDLELDEGVGTCGKDGQSVPVGVGIPTLKLDSMTVGGTAR